The genomic segment aattattatttttcaaacagactttttaattaataatacattataatttataataaatgatatTGCCCTCGCTTGATCGACCGTACGTGTCAAAACTTCTAATGAAACTGCCAGAATGGATGTTTCCAAATTACCGAATCGCTGTATCCCCTGTGATACATGACTCCAATAGAGAAGCCTCTATATTTTTTAGCGAGGATAGGCCAAAGATTTTTGAAGATTTCAGTGACTCTTTGAGTTCTGTAAGCGATGATTCTGAAGGTAAAATAACAGTAATCACTGTGGAAATGGATTATGGATTAGAGACAATTGTAGAGTGTGAAGCATCCACTTCAGCTTCTCTTAAAGAAGATCAATTGCTACAGAATAAGCAAAAAACACTGCTCGGAAAAACACCTTTAAGTCAAATAACCAGTAGAGAACTAAAATCTGTTAAggtttgtaaatatattttattttaatttgacctattcaaagcaatttttaatttaagaaaagattattaaatgtatatgaGCTAAAATTTAAGGAGCAGCAAATGGGCTGTTTAGTTAATTACTACTAAATGGATTTCAGTAAATGACAATTAATAAAAGTCTAAAACGTATAAATGAAAACAAACTTGCGGCAAAATGAAGCGATTTTATTtaactagaaaaattaaaaagggtcACTGTTGTGTTTACTTCTGTTGCGTTCACATAAAACTGATAGTATTGCTACatattcctttttaatttttgctatgCTCTTAATATATATTCAATTATCACTCCTCATTTTATTTGCATTAAACTtactaaaaaagataaaattcagattaatattaaggttttagattgaaaacatttttgaaaactaaactgTCCATTGTCGGACCTATTTAATTAGGCCAAATACTGGAGAATTTGATTCTTCCGAACAAAAAATATCGGTTTTGCCATGTTTTTCTTAATTAGGTAATTTTCAATttgtcattatttaaaatttaattaattgaatctTGTTAGGTTGGCTCATGACTCGCCCTTAAGGAGGTTAGGTTCATCCTAACCTAATTTTAACCCAAACTACGATTCATGATCATAGAACACACATACTTTAAAGAACACTTAACGAAACGAAATTCCCCGCCACTGTGTGGGGATATGAGGAACATATGTCCAATAGCGAGTAGACATAAAActgcataaaattaaatacagatTTATAGAAAGATAATAAGTCCCAGTGATTCACATGTGTTGTTCTGATCCCCCTTTTGCAGCCATCAAACATAATACTTTTTACCCAACtagataatttattttccttttttaggtCCAAGTCATGCATGTCTCTTATAcaagtattttagttttaaatgcttttgatgtaaactaaatttaaaaatttctggtTCTATATCACCAATTATTCTTCTGCAATCCATGAGAATATTATCCTAACTTTTTGCTATAAATTAGTAGTATTATATTACGTCTTGTagtttaacttaattttattatgttcaataaaa from the Anthonomus grandis grandis chromosome 10, icAntGran1.3, whole genome shotgun sequence genome contains:
- the LOC126741312 gene encoding uncharacterized protein LOC126741312 isoform X1, coding for MILPSLDRPYVSKLLMKLPEWMFPNYRIAVSPVIHDSNREASIFFSEDRPKIFEDFSDSLSSVSDDSEGKITVITVEMDYGLETIVECEASTSASLKEDQLLQNKQKTLLGKTPLSQITSRELKSVKLRPVAASTIPKTPERPDLMATLRKRFEANHSPSFDDVLMCIE
- the LOC126741312 gene encoding uncharacterized protein LOC126741312 isoform X2, giving the protein MILPSLDRPYVSKLLMKLPEWMFPNYRIAVSPVIHDSNREASIFFSEDRPKIFEDFSDSLSSVSDDSEECEASTSASLKEDQLLQNKQKTLLGKTPLSQITSRELKSVKLRPVAASTIPKTPERPDLMATLRKRFEANHSPSFDDVLMCIE